One genomic region from Saprospiraceae bacterium encodes:
- a CDS encoding LacI family DNA-binding transcriptional regulator, whose product MSRRVTILDIAKELNTTAATVSRALNDHPRISYEMKVRVQNCAEKLNFKINKIASSLRSGKSHLIGVMIPSAEINFFGSVVHGIESIANNEGYNVLIYQTNEMKDHEIQGIATFLSARVDGIVVSISKQTEDFTHFLEVKSKGIPIAFFDRHNDQLGIPSVVVDDFKGAYLATSHLIDQGYRHVAHVAGPDHVQIFHDRKMGYMQALKDHHRPIIYDWIVDGNVSIEAGRNGIKQLLKGAQKPDAVFAVEDFTALGAIKELKHQGVIIPTEFGVMGFANELFGEHITPSLSSIDQQTVNMGKEVCNLILEHIKNIKSPHILEVRNIKLEPIPVFRDSSNRKLA is encoded by the coding sequence ATGAGTCGTCGGGTGACCATTTTAGATATTGCTAAAGAATTAAACACAACGGCTGCTACCGTCTCCAGGGCGTTAAATGATCATCCGAGGATCAGCTATGAAATGAAAGTCAGAGTACAGAATTGTGCAGAAAAACTAAACTTTAAAATTAACAAGATAGCCTCCTCGCTGAGGTCAGGTAAGTCTCATTTAATCGGCGTCATGATACCCAGTGCAGAGATAAATTTTTTTGGTTCGGTAGTGCACGGTATAGAAAGTATAGCCAACAATGAGGGTTATAATGTTTTGATCTATCAAACCAATGAAATGAAAGACCATGAGATCCAGGGCATAGCAACTTTTTTATCGGCTAGGGTAGATGGAATTGTCGTTTCGATTTCTAAACAAACCGAAGACTTTACTCATTTTTTGGAAGTAAAAAGCAAAGGCATTCCAATTGCATTTTTTGATAGACACAATGATCAGCTGGGGATTCCTTCTGTCGTAGTAGATGATTTCAAAGGAGCTTATTTAGCCACTTCCCATTTGATCGATCAGGGATATAGGCATGTAGCCCATGTCGCCGGGCCGGATCACGTACAAATTTTTCATGATCGAAAAATGGGTTATATGCAGGCACTCAAAGATCATCACCGACCCATTATATATGATTGGATCGTCGATGGTAACGTGAGTATAGAGGCTGGTCGTAACGGGATAAAACAGTTGCTCAAAGGGGCTCAAAAGCCAGATGCAGTATTCGCAGTTGAAGATTTTACCGCTTTAGGGGCTATCAAAGAGTTGAAGCATCAAGGTGTCATTATCCCAACAGAATTTGGTGTCATGGGCTTTGCGAATGAGTTATTTGGTGAGCACATCACCCCAAGCCTATCATCAATCGATCAGCAAACAGTCAACATGGGCAAAGAAGTCTGTAATCTAATTCTGGAACATATCAAAAACATTAAAAGCCCGCATATTCTGGAAGTGCGAAATATCAAACTCGAACCCATACCTGTATTTCGTGATTCTTCCAACAGGAAACTGGCTTAA